The sequence CACGGTACAGCCAGGTGGAATCTATTTCCCTGTGTACTTGAAGTTCTACTAGATGAAATCAGCTGGCATTATTACAGTGCCAAGACACTTCGAGAACAGCTTGCAAACACCAGAGGTGAGTAAGGAAATCTCCCAACAAACACAGGGAAACGTTAAATCAAAATACATCCTTAGCGCCGACATTTTGTGCGAGTCCCTCCagcaaaaaaaaggcaaaactgcgggcaggaaagcagcaagggAAGGATTCCGTGCAGTTTCAGTCCATCTGAGCCAGGTCTCCTATGATAAAGCCTATCTGCAGGGAAGGCACGGCTTCATGCACAGGTCTTGCTCGGGAATGCACTCCTAAATGAAGACCAGTTGGGTTTGGGGGCAGGAAATGGGGGACTGCCAGGGGCTGGAAGCAAGGAGGGCCTGGCTGATCCCAGCGGGAACGGAGCAGCTGCGCTGGAGCCCAGCAGGGCTGCGCTCCCCAGAGGGGCTGAGGAGCCGCTCGCAGCCAGCACTGCACCGCGACCACCGCTGAATTTaagcaccagcacagctccacatATGGAACGCCAGTCTCCAAGCCGTCTGTTACCCCTCTAAAAGCACGAGAGCTACCCCTGGATTCCCACGCCATAAATTATTAGGGAGGACATAGGAAAGCGTGAAAAACACCCCTGTTAGTGTAAGTGCTGACATCCCACGCGCACCACTAGGTGCGAGATGTTAGCTAGCAGTGCTGCAGGTACCTAATGcttacagaaaacagcaggaagtTCCACTGAAGAGTTAGTTTTCATTCTTGAAAGATGTAGAAGGGCTGCATTCAGGGGGGATCGCTGCCCATCTTGTTAACCAGAAACGCAAGGGAATCAAGTGTAAGCCATCTGCTGGTACTTCACGGCCTTGCTGGCATTGCAGACTTCTCTCTTCAGTTGCCAGCTGACCACGCATCGTACACGAACTTTGCAGCTACAGTATCTTCAACTGCCATCCCTGAAACAGAATTGGATTTAGCTTCAAACAGTTCCCCAGCTGCACAAAGTGCAGGCAGCATCCACCTGGCAACCCCATCACCCGCAGCGCTGCATTCAGAGTTACTGCCACCACTCCCTCTCATCCACCCTACGGGATGTTAATGCCAGTCTGACCTGGCCAGGCAGCGCTCATTCCAGTGAGACGCCCCAGGCTGCGGCAcgcagcgcagcgcagcgcaTGGCCGCCCACCAGCACcgctgctccttccccagcgGGGCTGCAGAGCACCCTGCGCTCTCACGTTACCCACGGTCAGCCCAGCAGGCGAGACAGCAGCGCTCGCCTGGAGCTGCCTCCATACGCTCTGCGCTCACATTGAATAATGCTGAAGTGGGAAGTGTACTTTTCCCattgcttgtttgctttcttatcACCTTTCATCGTGCAGTCCTGCCAGACAAGGTACGAGGGAGAGTACAGCTCCCACAGCAGCTCAGAAGCCGCTCAGCAGCCTTCCCATATGCAGCCCCACCAAGGGACAGGCCCTGCTGGTCGGGCTGcgtgcagcaggagctgctcttaCCCAGAGACTTGAAGACCGTGGTTTTCTCGGGCAGCGCTGGTTTTGTACCCTTCAGCACCTCCCCCAGCTCAGCAAAAATCTCTGCCTGCAAAACAGACGGGTGTTTACACAGATGTGATATCTATGTGTacattaaaacatttgtatCCTCAGCAATTGTCAATGCAGCTCTTCCAGTTTTGCTATCCCGTAACTGGCTCTTCCCCGTGGTGAAAGAAATCAGTACCCAGACCTGCAGAACCGGATGGAAATCACAGAGCGGAGAGAAAGAAGAACCACCACCATGGGCAGCTGTCAGACCGCCCTCAGGAACTGGGCTTCTCCCAGCAGGCATCTTGTCATCCGCCCAGCAAAACCAGCGGTGTTCCACACCCCCACTGTATCCGAGCCTCTCGTGTCGGACATCAGGAGGGGAAACCACTCTCgttctgcacagcagctgagacagagcagtgctggagtGCCAGCAGTCCCTCCCGGCCTTCTGCAGAACAATAACTGCTTGTCAGCTTGCCTCATCCTGAGCTCTGATTTGCATCGCTCCCACTGAGATCTTACAGAAAGAGGGGGACAGATTTGAATCAaagatttgaaatatttatgccAATGACCAAACAGCGCAAGAAATGTATGTCTTTCCAAAACAGCACTTGGTTACTGTACGCCAAGGGCAGGGCTgaaggcacactgctggaaCACAGTGCCATGTAACGACCGACATGGAAGTTACATGGTTATACCTCAGACATCTCAAATTAATTCCGCGTCTGAAACCCGCCCACCTCGCAGCCCCGGCCTGGGATGGGCACCTGCCCACCCAGTGCTCTACCAGTTCCGGCACAGCCCGTCCCCAGGACTAGCTCACCTCAATCACTGCACCGCCAAGAGGAGGAGACTCACCCCAGACAGGATGACATCTCCCGACTCTGTGAGAGCTGCCTCTCTGGAATCCACAACCAGAACAGAGCTCTTCATCAGCGCATCGTCCAGCTCCCTCCAGTCCGGCCTGCTCGCTCCGACGGCTGAGACAAGACAACCGATCAGCTCGAGAGAAACGCTTCGAGCAAATCAAAACGTGCTTTGTCCGAAGACACACACAAAGCGACAATGGACGCGGGCGTGGGAACGCAGCACGCTGCTCGTGCTGTGCACGGAGAGGCATGCTACCCCAGGCACCATAGGGCTGCGGCTGCCAACAAAGCTCTTGTGTTCCTCATAAGCAAAACCAGACTGACTTGAGTCAGAGCAgcttgtttgctgtgtttttgtttgtaagCAGAGCTAACTAACGCGTCTCCTCCAAGACAATGCTTCTAGCAAATGCCATCTTTGCCCACAAGTCTCCAGAGCTGAGGCACACGGGAATCATGTCCCTCTGCCCAGCGCCTCTCACAccctcctcttcttccatcACATCAGCACCAAAGCACCTGAATTTTGTCACCCTTTCATGTGATCCAGACTGTGTCTATACCATGTGCCTATAAAGGACAAGCCGTGAGGAACCGCGCAGTGATCTCGAGCAGACCTTGCTGCCAGGACCCGCGTGCACGCAGAGCTCGGTGTTACTGCTTGGGATGCCCAAACCTACAGCTTCTTCTGCCCAACCCCGTAAGCGTTAACTTACACAACTATCCACAACAAGAAACAAATCCACGAATTTAACTTTCTGAGTACAGAAAGATCACTAAGAACAACTTCTAGGTTAATTAAAAAGTTATTGCagttaaatgcttttaaagagTGCCTTTTAGTGTTAGTGGAGTAACAAGCTCCACGTTGCCTGCGTGCCTCAGGGGGCGGGGGtggaagagaggaggaaagaagagtCTTTGTGTCTGCGTTGCCTTGATGACTGAGGATCTTAATTGCTTTTGGTGCTGcttgcagcacacagcagggcacACAGCGTGGCCAAGGGCTGAGCGGAGCCGGGGGGATCGCAGGGCTGCTGCCGCACCGTGGGAACGGCCTGGTGCCGTGCCCTGACAATTGTCCCCTTTGTCTCGGCACCGCCACGTGGGACGCCCGGACCGGCCCGCAATTAGCAGCGCCAGCCTGCCCACGGCCCAAACAACACTGAGAGCATCgctacaaagcagaaaaagcgACAGCCCCCTGAAACTTCCACCACGGGAGGTCTGAGCAAGAGGCTCCTGGGTACCGCCTGATGTTGGCTGTTAGCTCAGGGAGAAGCCAACACgaacagcacagaaaggaacAAACAGAGACGTGGGGAAGGACAGCAGCTCCCGGTGGAACAACAGCACGAGCAGGAGCCGCTCTGCAAGCAGCGTGTTAGTGCAGGCAACCGAGAGGGAAGGCGAGGCAAGCAGCCACGCGGAACCAAGGCCGCCTGCGATCGCGCCCCACAAGAAAGGTGCCCGAAGTGAGCAGAACACGGCGTACCGTTGATGTGGGCACCTGGCTTCACCCATTCTCCAAACAGAATCGGTGTTGTTGCCATGGTGACCGTTACAATCACATCGGCCCCAACCACCGCCTCCTGGGCCGTGGCGCAGACCCTCACCGCGCCGCCCACCGAGCTCGCCAGCTTCAGCGCGTTCTCCTTGGTGCGATTCCACACTCTGACCttcagggaaaaggagaagcagatcAGCGGGGGAGCTCTCCCTGCTGAGGCAGGGCTAACCATTCCGCTTTCCATAGGTGGGTCTTTTTCGCTTTACCATTGTCATGACACACGTGAGTCAATTTCTCGGGTGGGCGGTCCCACCTGCAGGGCTGCGTTGGGCAGCTAGAAGGACAGCCCTTGCACAGCTGCATTTACCAGCACCAGCAAAGCACGCCCCGGGGTGCCCGGTACCTCTGTGAACGGGAACAGCTCCGTGAAGATCTCGTAGTGGCTGCGCGCTTGAACACCAGCTCCCAAAATGCACAGCACTTCTGCAGATCTCGGCATTAACAGCTGGACGGCACCAAGGAAAGCAGACATGTCAGAAAATATATTAGCTGGTATAACAAACAGATCTCAGTACTACAAAAGCAAGCAGCCCCCATAGTTCCTTTAGGGAAAAGAACCATGACTTCATGCAGAACCGCACTACGTACACATGCACGTGCAGTGACACAACAGCTGGTGCCAGCAGCCGCAGTGCTCCCCTTGGTGTGCTTGTGGGCCTCAGCACACAACCCTTGGAATTCAGACCTGAGGTACGACAGCACGGACCATCGTGGCTCCCATGGCACGCAGCAGTATTAGCAAAACGTACCGCATCCACATGACTAACGAAGCACAGAACTGTGACGCCCGTGTTCTGTGCTGGCTGAGAACAGGGCAGCCCCCAGacagagctcctgcagccatAAAGCCACGGACCACAGTGCAAGCAGGACTGGGTGCTGCGAGAGGCGATCCTGACCAGCCCCAGGCTCCTCCAAGAGGGGCAAtacccccagcccagcccagcctaGCCCTGTTGCGATatccccagctccttcccttcccccacAACATACCAATGCAGGCATGCTTTCAGCATCCTCCCACCCCTTTTCTGATGGGctgagaaagcaaagggaaTAATGACACAGCAGTAGAATGGGAGCTGCTGAGATGCAGGCTGCTCCTTGCTAGCAGCCAagctccctgccccagcagggcaTGAACACAACTTCTCCCTCTTCTCAGCTGCTGACGTTCCTGGAGCTTTTAGGGCCTTAGTAACTCAGCAGGTTTCACTCCTGTCACATCTGATTGATATTGGTCCATGGATTTAAAGTTTATTTGCTAGGCACCAACAGAAGCACGGTCACTGTCAggacatgattttttttttttttggggggggggggatcttTTTTCCTACTTTGCCTATGTCCACATTTGTCCCCTATCTGCACAGTAGGGGTCCATATAGTTTAatctatgaggaaaaaatactgcttctcaGATACTGTATTGCTATGCATTTGTATCCTGGAACCTCAATAAGAGCTCTAGACACAACAGGGATGGTGGAACCGCTGATGTAGGAAACACTGTACAGTAAGAACAGGAATGCCCAAGGAATCATTGCCAGGTTCAGCTCTGTGgttgcttttggttttctggTTCAGTTCTCTCCTGTGATTCACCAGCACTTGGCAAGAGAGAAGCGAGGGCTGCTGGAGCACGGTCTCAAGCTATCTTTGTCTCTTGTTTGTGCTTTCACTACAGCCACTCACTTCTGCATGAAAAGCTTTTGAGCTGTGCTCTCAATGCTTATTCTGCTgcaagaaaatggaaggaaaaaaactcattGATCATGTTTTTCAGTAGCAACAACTCTTCCTAACATTCCTTTCAAAGGCTCTGAAGCATTAATCTCAAAGGTTCCTTgcataaaagcaaggagtcttgAGTGCCATGGAGGGGACATGATGACGATGAGGAGCAAAACTCAGATGTTCCTGAGAgcttcccagagcagcagatgaCAGTGAGGGCTAATGGGGAAGCCCCTCCAGCAGCCAAGCTCCTCTgagccagcagagcccagccacAGGACAGCAGTCAGAGTGCCCACGTGCAACACAGCGGGATGGACAACAGATGACCCTTGTGTTCTGGGGGCCCTCTGCAAGTTCCCCTGCCCCCGAGAGCAGGAGAAGCTCCTGGGGACAGGTTCCTCAGTCCAGCTTTCTGCCAATTCCGTTCTGGTGCTGcagacagagccaggctggcACAAAGAGTGCTGATAGCAAAGTGCTGAGGTCAGCCCTGTTTGGTCTTAACGCTgaggggttaaaaaaaaaaatcagaagtaccCTTCAGCTCCAGCCCTCTTCCTCTTGCCTGGCTCTGAGGTGGAGCTAGCACGCTGCTGTGTGATGCTAAGCGACTTGCTCTCCCCATACCCCTAGCAGCCCAGCCGTGCTTTAAAAGAAGACTCTGAAGGCAACACAAAGCAACACACACTGAGATCCATGCCAGGCGCCTTCAGACACAGACCCTGCAGTGTCACACGGTCATCACGGTGTCACCTCGCAGCCATCGTGGTCAGGCCGCCATCCTCAGAAGCACCCACAAGAAACAAACCCTGTTCCCATGAGCCCGCCGCTACCGCACGTGGTGACACACGGCGCTCCAGCCCGATTCAGGCAACCCAAGACTGACCTTGGTAGCTATGGCAGAAACCGCTGCTGTGCGCTTTGCTGTGATGACACTGCCATCAAGGACCtgccaaattaaaaacaaccacCAGACTGAGACACACAGAAAACGCAGCAAGTGCCAAATCTTCCAGCAACCTGCAAACGAGAGGCACCGCGCCGTGCTGCAGGGCACACAGCACCGAGGCCTGAAGCccgtgctgcagggagcacagagcGCAGCAGTTGGGGGGCACTGCGGATTTCCCCATCTGCAATGGGGCACCACAGCCTCGGTGTGCGAGAACTGCTGCCTGCAACTGAACTggagactttaaaaaaaaaaaaaaaaaggaaaggctcCATTTCAAGAGAAATCCATGCCAGCTCTATTACCCTTTCACTTATTAACCATCATTGCAACAGAGTAGCGAAAGTGGTCACGGTTCCCCGAAGCCCCGCCGTTCCCTAAGCAAATAacgccgcggccccgcgcccgcaCCCCGGGGGCagccggcccggccccgcggacGCACCGCTCGCAGAGAGCCGCTGGCGGGGTCGAAGAGCAGGACGGTGGCTTGGTGGGAGGGCACGGAGGAATCGTCCCGGCGCTCGTAGAACGTCACCAGCTTGGTGCTCAGCGCGTCGTCCGCGGCGCTGTAGGCGGGCATCACCCCCAGGTACCTGCCGGGGAGACGGCGCCTCAGCAGCGGCCCGAGGCGGACCCGCAGCCTCCGCACACACGCAGAAACGCGCGCACACGCGCACACAAACTCGCGGCCCGGCCGCCCCTCACCCTCTGTGCGGCCGCACGGGCAGCACGGTGCGCAGGGGCTGCTCCACGCCTCCCGCCGCACCCGCCGAGAAGTTGCGGAGCGCGGCCTCCAGACCCGGCAGCAACAGGCTGGCGCGGGGCAGCAGCCGCTCCACCTCCGCGGAGCCGATGAAGACGGGCGGCGTCGAGCCCATGGCAAACGGAGAAGCAAAGAAACCAGCGCACGCAANNNNNNNNNNNNNNNNNNNNNNNNNNNNNNNNNNNNNNNNNNNNNNNNNNNNNNNNNNNNNNNNNNNNNNNNNNNNNNNNNNNNNNNNNNNNNNNNNNNNNNNNNNNNNNNNNNNNNNNNNNNNNNNNNNNgcggcccggccccggccccgagCGGGAGCAGTAGAGTCGCGGCGCTGCGCTGCTGGAGCGCCGCACGGCGCAGGGCACGCCGGGAAGGGGGAGTCCTCCCCGCGGCCATCTCGTCCTCCTTGCTCGGCGCGGCTGCCGGCGCGGCACCATGAGGCGCTTCTCGTTACCCGCCCGCTCTCTCGCGGTGAGCGGCGCTCGGGGGCGGTGTGCGCGGTGGAGAGGGGGGAGGCCGTGGCCGGAGAGTTCGTCTGGGCCTCGgcggctgcgggcgggcggccCGCCCGGGGGGACGAACCGGGCGGCGGGCTGCGTTCGCGGCTGTAGGGCCGGGCCCGAGCGGGCCGCGGAGCGGCGCTGAAGGTCGGGCGGGGCGCGGGCTGCGGCTGCGGTTGGGCCCCGCGGTGAGGCCTGTCCGGCACGGGCCCCGCAGCGTGGCAGCGGGCTGCTGGGAGCGCCGTGTCCGCCGGGCGCCGAGCGACTGCTGAGGAGCAGCGCTCTGCCCGAGGCCCCAGCGGGGAACGGCTCTCGTGAGCGCCCACACGGAACGCCGCGTCCAGCCCTGGGACCCCAGCACAAGGcggacatggagctgctggagcgggtccagaggagggcacaaagatgatgagaagatggagcacctcccctacaaggacaggctgggagagctggggctctgcagcctggagaagaagctctgaggagaccttatagtgcTTCCGGGACCTGaagggcctacaggaaagctggggaggaattTATATAAAAGGGCAAGTaatgacaggatgaggggaaacgGCTTTCaactggaagaggggagatttagactagatactaggaagaaattcttccctgtgagggtggtgagacactggcacaggttgcccagcgaggctgtggatgccctgtccctggaagcactcaaggccaggctgggtggggctgtgagcaacctgggctggagggaggtgtccctgcctacagcagggggttggaacgagatgatatgaaaggtcccttccaaccccaaccattctgtgattagtGCCACTGCTGCCTAGTACCCAAGGGGGGGCTCTGGCAGCGTGCCCCCCTCAGCTGGAAGGCGCTGCTGAGTGTTGCTCTGCAGATAAGGAGACGTCCTGGcttggggctgagctgctgtaCCGGATACGTACAGTTCCCTGCAGTATAGATGGGGATTGTGGGAGCTCATTCAGTTAATTCTTGCACGGTATTCCTACAGACTGCATAGTGCAGTGGATGCTGATActgtgcaaaggaaaacagaagggcGCTGCCCTGAGGTGCTGCTTTTTGACCTTCCAGAGACCTCATTTAAGTCATTGCGCAGGTTTCAGCTGTGATGGAAAAGCAATCAGAGGAATTAAAAGGGAGTCTGTATTTTCGTTCTGTGTTTCTAAGTCGTTCAAtgtatttcagctttaaaataaactgcttcATTAGCATGTGGTAATTAACGAATAGAGCAAAgtctttttattctgctttgtcCTCCAGAAGAGGCTGTACTCACTTAAAGTAGCGCCTAAAGTTGCAGTGCCAGCGACTGCAGAACGAGTGAAACTGTCTCCGGAGTCTGAGGATCTGGAGGT comes from Numida meleagris isolate 19003 breed g44 Domestic line chromosome 13, NumMel1.0, whole genome shotgun sequence and encodes:
- the CRYM gene encoding ketimine reductase mu-crystallin → MGSTPPVFIGSAEVERLLPRASLLLPGLEAALRNFSAGAAGGVEQPLRTVLPVRPHRGYLGVMPAYSAADDALSTKLVTFYERRDDSSVPSHQATVLLFDPASGSLRAVLDGSVITAKRTAAVSAIATKLLMPRSAEVLCILGAGVQARSHYEIFTELFPFTEVRVWNRTKENALKLASSVGGAVRVCATAQEAVVGADVIVTVTMATTPILFGEWVKPGAHINAVGASRPDWRELDDALMKSSVLVVDSREAALTESGDVILSGAEIFAELGEVLKGTKPALPEKTTVFKSLGMAVEDTVAAKFVYDAWSAGN